From the Bombus vancouverensis nearcticus chromosome 3, iyBomVanc1_principal, whole genome shotgun sequence genome, one window contains:
- the LOC117153804 gene encoding dnaJ homolog subfamily C member 28, which yields MLKFNRCNKKLKHIYCIPYWEFMQIKRFTHQRDIKKWYQTLEVAEDCEDETLRLAFVYQAKRFHPDSGTSEANAAKFSEIETAYRQIRKARIKDKEKSTNLPEVEEFDIKHTAPQHRHYLVYNIGVGTHSKRQKLYAIERAQKAVDNVLEHRLKKLQAEERNTLVGMDKQRAKDIKTRFGMDRLVEDLIQEAMNKGEFKDLPGMGKPLKENTNTRSPYVDFVTYKLNEILIENGFTPEWIQLSKEIREEIQHLQKQLINARNNVGDLPLNYTDEETWRNIVENFRSETKRINSKIDKYNLLVPILQKQMLHTKLEDLANEALSTPPQKTIKIDNSIKVHSNAPIKEEDTLFGMIFSIFK from the exons ATGTTAAAATTTAATCGATGTAACAAGAAATTGAAGCACATATACTGCATTCCTTATTGGGAATTTATGCAGATAAAAAGATTCACACATCAACGTGATATAAAG AAATGGTATCAAACGTTAGAAGTTGCAGAAGATTGTGAAGATGAGACACTAAGATTAGCATTTGTTTATCAAGCAAAGAGATTCCATCCAGACAGTGGTACATCAGAAGCTAATGCAGCCAAGTTTTCTGAG ATTGAAACTGCTTATAGACAGATTCGTAAAGCAAgaataaaagataaagaaaagagCACGAACTTACCTGAAGTGGAAGAATTTGATATTAAA CATACAGCTCCACAGCATCGTCATTATTTAGTTTATAACATAGGAGTTGGAACACATAGCAAAAGACAAAAGTTATATGCAATAGAAAGAGCTCAAAAGGCGGTTGACAATGTATTAGAACATagattaaaaaaattacaagcTGAAGAACGTAATACATTAGTTGGAATGGATAAACAACGTGCCAAAGATATTAAAACACGTTTTGGTATGGATCGTTTAGTAGAAGATTTAATTCAAGAAGCAATGAATAAAGGTGAATTTAAAGATCTACCAGGCATGGGTAAaccattgaaagaaaatacaaatactcGAAGTCCATATGTTGATTTTGTTACTTACAAATTAAATGAg ATACTAATAGAAAATGGATTTACTCCAGAATGGATACaattatctaaagaaataaGAGAAGAAATACAACATTTGCAGAAACAATTAATAAACGCCCGTAATAATGTGGGAGATCTTCCATTAAATTACACAGATGAAGAAACTTGGAGGAACATTGTAGAAAATTTTAGGTCTGAAACAAAACGAATAAATAGTAAAAtcgataagtataatttattagTACCTATACTTCAGAAACAAATGCTTCATACTAAATTAGAAGATCTTGCAAACGAGGCACTTTCAACACCACCAcaaaaaacaattaaaatagATAATTCAATAAAAGTACATTCTAATGCTCCTATCAAAGAGGAAGACACTTTATTTGGaatgatattttcaatttttaaataa
- the Gart gene encoding trifunctional purine biosynthetic protein adenosine-3 Gart isoform X1, which produces MQYAVLVIGSGGREHAIAWKLSQSPYVNKIYVSPGNSGISSVDKVSLVKLNVKDNKEVATWSKDNKINLVIIGPEEYLANGLADELKNVGINCFGPQKAASKIEADKYWAKEFMDKCQIPTARWKGFVNAEEAKKFVESAPFPALVIKASGLAAGKGVIVAKDKEEACKAIDEILTDRKFGSAGESIVVEELLEGEEVSVLAFTDGKTIVPMAPAQDHKRIFDGDTGPNTGGMGAYCPCPLLNKADYEVVKADILQKTVDGLRQEQISFVGVLYAGLMLTKEGPKVLEFNCRFGDPETQVVLPLLKSDLFSIMKACCEGSLVESEVIWEENLFAVGVILASRGYPVSSSKGQVIIGVNDISCETNQFVFHSGTSISSEGELLTNGGRVLITVSLAPSLALAAAKATRAAQIISFEGKQFRTDIAHKGIARSILHNGQLTYKSSGVDIEAGNSLVSAIKSTTYSTQRLGTMGSIGSFGGLFDIKATGYKDPILISGTDGVGTKLKIAFECKKHNTVGIDLVAMCVNDVLAHGAEPLFFLDYFACGKLNVDIASNVINGISEGCRKAGCSLIGGETAEMPDMYFNEEYDLAGFAVGIVERNDLLPRVNDIKEGDIVIGLSSSGVHSNGFSLVRKILKLANKKYSDVAPFSENNRTIGEELLEPTKIYVKGVIPALRTNLVKAFAHITGGGLTENIPRILPKDMGVVLDAKTWIIQPIFAWLATVGEVNKEEMLRTFNCGIGAILICSERDKDKVLSKLQIENAKIIGHIINYKKNQTRIHVKNFEEALELKMRQYIPDIISQLSKPLKKVGVLISGSGTNLQSLIDATKDRSQHIGAEIVIVISNKPNVEGLKRAEKAGIKTVVIKHTDYPNRDAFDAAMNVELNAFGVEIVCLAGFMRILSDNFVNQWRGALINVHPSLLPSFKGAHAHRDVLAAGVRVSGCTVHFVEPDIDSGAIIEQAAVPVLPHDTIETLQERVKTVEHCIFPLALKHLATGRIQLNEDNSITWNY; this is translated from the exons ATGCAGTATGCGGTTTTAGTTATTGGTAGTGGTGGTAGAGAACATGCTATTGCTTGGAAACTTTCACAATCTCCTTAT gtaaataaaatttatgtttctCCCGGAAATAGTGGAATTTCATCAGTTGACAAAGTTTCTCTagtgaaattaaatgttaaagaTAATAag GAAGTAGCAACATGGAgcaaagataataaaataaatttggtAATTATTGGCCCAGAAGAATATTTGGCTAATGGATTAGCAGATGAATTAAAGAATGTAGGTATTAATTGTTTTGGTCCACAAAAAGCAGCATCTAAAATTGAAGCGGATAAATACTGGGCAAAAGAATTCATGGATAAATGTCAAATTCCTACTGCAAGATGGAAGGGATTTGTAAATGCAGAAGAAGCAAAGAAATTTGTTGAAag tgCACCATTTCCAGCACTTGTAATAAAGGCTTCAGGTTTAGCAGCTGGAAAAGGAGTCATAGTAGCAAAAGATAAAGAAGAAGCTTGTAAAGCTATAGATGAAATATTAACAGACAGAAAATTTGGGTCTGCTGGTGAATCAATAGTTGTAGAAGAATTATTAGAAGGAGAAGAAGTATCTGTACTTGCATTTACAGATG GAAAAACTATTGTGCCAATGGCACCTGCGCAAGATCATAAAAGAATATTTGATGGAGATACAGGACCAAATACAGGTGGTATGGGTGCTTATTGCCCATGTCCATTGTTAAACAAAGCAGATTACGAAGTAGTGAAAGCAGACATCTTACAAAAAACTGTTGACGGTCTTAGACAAGAACAAATTTCATTTGTTG gtGTATTATACGCTGGATTAATGTTAACAAAAGAAGGACCAAAAGTTCTAGAATTTAACTGTAGATTTGGAGATCCTGAAACACAAGTAGTGTTACCATTGTTGAAATCAGATTTATTTAGTATTATGAag GCCTGTTGTGAGGGTTCTTTAGTTGAATCTGAAGTTATATGGGAAGAAAATCTGTTTGCTGTTGGTGTTATTTTAGCATCTCGAGGATATCCAGTATCGTCATCAAAGGGTCAAGTTATAATAGGTGTCAATGATATTTCGTGTGAAACAAATCAATTTGTTTTCCATAGTGGCACAAGTATCTCTTCTGAAGGAGAGTTATTAACCAACG gTGGAAGAGTTTTAATTACTGTAAGTTTAGCACCTTCATTGGCTTTGGCTGCTGCTAAAGCAACACGTGCCGCCCAAATCATATCATTCGAAGGAAAGCAATTTAGAACAGATATAGCACATAAAGGAATAGCAAG GTCTATATTGCACAATGGACAATTGACATATAAAAGTAGTGGTGTGGACATAGAAGCTGGAAATTCATTAGTTTCAGCTATTAAATCAACAACTTACTCGACACAACGTTTAGGTACAATGGGTTCGATTGGTAGTTTTGGTGGTTTATTTGACATAAAAGCTACTGGTTATAAAGATCCAATCTTAATATCTGGAACCGATGGTGTTGGAACTAAATTAAAG ATAGCGTTTGAATGCAAAAAACATAATACAGTGGGCATAGATTTAGTGGCTATGTGTGTAAATGATGTTCTTGCACATGGTGCTGAACCTTTATTCTTTCTGGATTATTTTGCTTGTGGTAAATTAAACGTTGATATAGCTAGCAATGTTATAAATGGAATAAGTGAAGGATGTAGAAAAGCTGGATGTTCATTG ATAGGCGGGGAAACAGCAGAGATGCCAGATATGTATTTCAACGAAGAATACGATTTAGCCGGTTTTGCTGTGGGAATAGTTGAAAGAAATGATTTGCTTCCACGTGTAAATGACATAAAAGAAGGTGATATTGTAATTGGCTTATCATCAAGTGGTGTGCATAGTAATGGATTCAGTCTTGTtcgaaaaattttaaaattagcaaataaaaaatattcagatGTGGCACCTTTTTCTGAAAATAATCGTACAATCG GCGAAGAATTGTTAGAACCAACGAAAATTTACGTAAAAGGAGTAATTCCTGCTTTGCGCACGAATTTAGTAAAAGCATTTGCGCATATTACTGGAGGAGGTCTGACAGAAAATATCCCAAGAATTTTACCAAAAGATATGGGAGTAGTTTTAGATGCAAAGACGTGGATTATTCAACCAATTTTTGCTTGGTTGGCAACTGTAG GAGAAGTTAATAAAGAAGAAATGTTAAGAACGTTTAATTGTGGCATTGGAGCTATCCTAATTTGTTCGGAAAGAGATAAAGACAAAGTGTTAAGTAAATTACAAATAGAAAATGCTAAGATTATTggacatataattaattataaaa AAAATCAGACTAGAATACACGTTAAAAATTTTGAGGAAGCGTTAGAATTGAAAATGAGACAATACATACCAGATATAATTTCACAATTAAGTAAGCCTTTAAAAAAAGTGGGTGTTTTGATATCCGGTAGCGGAACCAATTTACAATCACTAATTGATGCAACTAAAGATCGATCTCAACATATTGGTGCAGAAATTGTTATAGTAATATCTAATAAACCAAATGTTGAAGGACTTAAACGAGCTGAAAAAGCTGGTATTAAGACGGTG GTTATTAAACATACGGATTATCCTAATCGAGACGCATTCGATGCAGCAATGAATGTTGAACTCAATGCTTTTGGAGTTGAAATAGTCTGTCTTGCTGGTTTCATGCGCATTTTATCAGATAATTTTGTAAATCAATGGCGTGGTGCCTTAATAAATGTGCATCCTTCATTATTACCATCATTTAAAGGTGCACATGCACATAGAGATGTTTTAGCAGCTGGAGTACGTGTTTCTGGATGTACAGTGCATTTCGTGGAA cCCGATATAGATTCTGGAGCAATCATTGAACAAGCAGCAGTACCTGTACTGCCACATGATACTATAGAAACTCTTCAAGAGCGAGTGAAGACGGTTGAACATTGTATCTTCCCACTAGCTCTAAAACATTTAGCTACGGGAAGGATACAGTTAAACGAAGATAATTCCATTACATGGAATTATTGA
- the Gart gene encoding trifunctional purine biosynthetic protein adenosine-3 Gart isoform X2, producing the protein MQKKQRNLLKALVIKASGLAAGKGVIVAKDKEEACKAIDEILTDRKFGSAGESIVVEELLEGEEVSVLAFTDGKTIVPMAPAQDHKRIFDGDTGPNTGGMGAYCPCPLLNKADYEVVKADILQKTVDGLRQEQISFVGVLYAGLMLTKEGPKVLEFNCRFGDPETQVVLPLLKSDLFSIMKACCEGSLVESEVIWEENLFAVGVILASRGYPVSSSKGQVIIGVNDISCETNQFVFHSGTSISSEGELLTNGGRVLITVSLAPSLALAAAKATRAAQIISFEGKQFRTDIAHKGIARSILHNGQLTYKSSGVDIEAGNSLVSAIKSTTYSTQRLGTMGSIGSFGGLFDIKATGYKDPILISGTDGVGTKLKIAFECKKHNTVGIDLVAMCVNDVLAHGAEPLFFLDYFACGKLNVDIASNVINGISEGCRKAGCSLIGGETAEMPDMYFNEEYDLAGFAVGIVERNDLLPRVNDIKEGDIVIGLSSSGVHSNGFSLVRKILKLANKKYSDVAPFSENNRTIGEELLEPTKIYVKGVIPALRTNLVKAFAHITGGGLTENIPRILPKDMGVVLDAKTWIIQPIFAWLATVGEVNKEEMLRTFNCGIGAILICSERDKDKVLSKLQIENAKIIGHIINYKKNQTRIHVKNFEEALELKMRQYIPDIISQLSKPLKKVGVLISGSGTNLQSLIDATKDRSQHIGAEIVIVISNKPNVEGLKRAEKAGIKTVVIKHTDYPNRDAFDAAMNVELNAFGVEIVCLAGFMRILSDNFVNQWRGALINVHPSLLPSFKGAHAHRDVLAAGVRVSGCTVHFVEPDIDSGAIIEQAAVPVLPHDTIETLQERVKTVEHCIFPLALKHLATGRIQLNEDNSITWNY; encoded by the exons ATGCAGAAGAAGCAAAGAAATTTGTTGAAag CACTTGTAATAAAGGCTTCAGGTTTAGCAGCTGGAAAAGGAGTCATAGTAGCAAAAGATAAAGAAGAAGCTTGTAAAGCTATAGATGAAATATTAACAGACAGAAAATTTGGGTCTGCTGGTGAATCAATAGTTGTAGAAGAATTATTAGAAGGAGAAGAAGTATCTGTACTTGCATTTACAGATG GAAAAACTATTGTGCCAATGGCACCTGCGCAAGATCATAAAAGAATATTTGATGGAGATACAGGACCAAATACAGGTGGTATGGGTGCTTATTGCCCATGTCCATTGTTAAACAAAGCAGATTACGAAGTAGTGAAAGCAGACATCTTACAAAAAACTGTTGACGGTCTTAGACAAGAACAAATTTCATTTGTTG gtGTATTATACGCTGGATTAATGTTAACAAAAGAAGGACCAAAAGTTCTAGAATTTAACTGTAGATTTGGAGATCCTGAAACACAAGTAGTGTTACCATTGTTGAAATCAGATTTATTTAGTATTATGAag GCCTGTTGTGAGGGTTCTTTAGTTGAATCTGAAGTTATATGGGAAGAAAATCTGTTTGCTGTTGGTGTTATTTTAGCATCTCGAGGATATCCAGTATCGTCATCAAAGGGTCAAGTTATAATAGGTGTCAATGATATTTCGTGTGAAACAAATCAATTTGTTTTCCATAGTGGCACAAGTATCTCTTCTGAAGGAGAGTTATTAACCAACG gTGGAAGAGTTTTAATTACTGTAAGTTTAGCACCTTCATTGGCTTTGGCTGCTGCTAAAGCAACACGTGCCGCCCAAATCATATCATTCGAAGGAAAGCAATTTAGAACAGATATAGCACATAAAGGAATAGCAAG GTCTATATTGCACAATGGACAATTGACATATAAAAGTAGTGGTGTGGACATAGAAGCTGGAAATTCATTAGTTTCAGCTATTAAATCAACAACTTACTCGACACAACGTTTAGGTACAATGGGTTCGATTGGTAGTTTTGGTGGTTTATTTGACATAAAAGCTACTGGTTATAAAGATCCAATCTTAATATCTGGAACCGATGGTGTTGGAACTAAATTAAAG ATAGCGTTTGAATGCAAAAAACATAATACAGTGGGCATAGATTTAGTGGCTATGTGTGTAAATGATGTTCTTGCACATGGTGCTGAACCTTTATTCTTTCTGGATTATTTTGCTTGTGGTAAATTAAACGTTGATATAGCTAGCAATGTTATAAATGGAATAAGTGAAGGATGTAGAAAAGCTGGATGTTCATTG ATAGGCGGGGAAACAGCAGAGATGCCAGATATGTATTTCAACGAAGAATACGATTTAGCCGGTTTTGCTGTGGGAATAGTTGAAAGAAATGATTTGCTTCCACGTGTAAATGACATAAAAGAAGGTGATATTGTAATTGGCTTATCATCAAGTGGTGTGCATAGTAATGGATTCAGTCTTGTtcgaaaaattttaaaattagcaaataaaaaatattcagatGTGGCACCTTTTTCTGAAAATAATCGTACAATCG GCGAAGAATTGTTAGAACCAACGAAAATTTACGTAAAAGGAGTAATTCCTGCTTTGCGCACGAATTTAGTAAAAGCATTTGCGCATATTACTGGAGGAGGTCTGACAGAAAATATCCCAAGAATTTTACCAAAAGATATGGGAGTAGTTTTAGATGCAAAGACGTGGATTATTCAACCAATTTTTGCTTGGTTGGCAACTGTAG GAGAAGTTAATAAAGAAGAAATGTTAAGAACGTTTAATTGTGGCATTGGAGCTATCCTAATTTGTTCGGAAAGAGATAAAGACAAAGTGTTAAGTAAATTACAAATAGAAAATGCTAAGATTATTggacatataattaattataaaa AAAATCAGACTAGAATACACGTTAAAAATTTTGAGGAAGCGTTAGAATTGAAAATGAGACAATACATACCAGATATAATTTCACAATTAAGTAAGCCTTTAAAAAAAGTGGGTGTTTTGATATCCGGTAGCGGAACCAATTTACAATCACTAATTGATGCAACTAAAGATCGATCTCAACATATTGGTGCAGAAATTGTTATAGTAATATCTAATAAACCAAATGTTGAAGGACTTAAACGAGCTGAAAAAGCTGGTATTAAGACGGTG GTTATTAAACATACGGATTATCCTAATCGAGACGCATTCGATGCAGCAATGAATGTTGAACTCAATGCTTTTGGAGTTGAAATAGTCTGTCTTGCTGGTTTCATGCGCATTTTATCAGATAATTTTGTAAATCAATGGCGTGGTGCCTTAATAAATGTGCATCCTTCATTATTACCATCATTTAAAGGTGCACATGCACATAGAGATGTTTTAGCAGCTGGAGTACGTGTTTCTGGATGTACAGTGCATTTCGTGGAA cCCGATATAGATTCTGGAGCAATCATTGAACAAGCAGCAGTACCTGTACTGCCACATGATACTATAGAAACTCTTCAAGAGCGAGTGAAGACGGTTGAACATTGTATCTTCCCACTAGCTCTAAAACATTTAGCTACGGGAAGGATACAGTTAAACGAAGATAATTCCATTACATGGAATTATTGA
- the Gart gene encoding trifunctional purine biosynthetic protein adenosine-3 Gart isoform X3, with protein MQYAVLVIGSGGREHAIAWKLSQSPYVNKIYVSPGNSGISSVDKVSLVKLNVKDNKEVATWSKDNKINLVIIGPEEYLANGLADELKNVGINCFGPQKAASKIEADKYWAKEFMDKCQIPTARWKGFVNAEEAKKFVESAPFPALVIKASGLAAGKGVIVAKDKEEACKAIDEILTDRKFGSAGESIVVEELLEGEEVSVLAFTDGKTIVPMAPAQDHKRIFDGDTGPNTGGMGAYCPCPLLNKADYEVVKADILQKTVDGLRQEQISFVGVLYAGLMLTKEGPKVLEFNCRFGDPETQVVLPLLKSDLFSIMKACCEGSLVESEVIWEENLFAVGVILASRGYPVSSSKGQVIIGVNDISCETNQFVFHSGTSISSEGELLTNGGRVLITVSLAPSLALAAAKATRAAQIISFEGKQFRTDIAHKGIARSILHNGQLTYKSSGVDIEAGNSLVSAIKSTTYSTQRLGTMGSIGSFGGLFDIKATGYKDPILISGTDGVGTKLKIAFECKKHNTVGIDLVAMCVNDVLAHGAEPLFFLDYFACGKLNVDIASNVINGISEGCRKAGCSLAGKQQRCQICISTKNTI; from the exons ATGCAGTATGCGGTTTTAGTTATTGGTAGTGGTGGTAGAGAACATGCTATTGCTTGGAAACTTTCACAATCTCCTTAT gtaaataaaatttatgtttctCCCGGAAATAGTGGAATTTCATCAGTTGACAAAGTTTCTCTagtgaaattaaatgttaaagaTAATAag GAAGTAGCAACATGGAgcaaagataataaaataaatttggtAATTATTGGCCCAGAAGAATATTTGGCTAATGGATTAGCAGATGAATTAAAGAATGTAGGTATTAATTGTTTTGGTCCACAAAAAGCAGCATCTAAAATTGAAGCGGATAAATACTGGGCAAAAGAATTCATGGATAAATGTCAAATTCCTACTGCAAGATGGAAGGGATTTGTAAATGCAGAAGAAGCAAAGAAATTTGTTGAAag tgCACCATTTCCAGCACTTGTAATAAAGGCTTCAGGTTTAGCAGCTGGAAAAGGAGTCATAGTAGCAAAAGATAAAGAAGAAGCTTGTAAAGCTATAGATGAAATATTAACAGACAGAAAATTTGGGTCTGCTGGTGAATCAATAGTTGTAGAAGAATTATTAGAAGGAGAAGAAGTATCTGTACTTGCATTTACAGATG GAAAAACTATTGTGCCAATGGCACCTGCGCAAGATCATAAAAGAATATTTGATGGAGATACAGGACCAAATACAGGTGGTATGGGTGCTTATTGCCCATGTCCATTGTTAAACAAAGCAGATTACGAAGTAGTGAAAGCAGACATCTTACAAAAAACTGTTGACGGTCTTAGACAAGAACAAATTTCATTTGTTG gtGTATTATACGCTGGATTAATGTTAACAAAAGAAGGACCAAAAGTTCTAGAATTTAACTGTAGATTTGGAGATCCTGAAACACAAGTAGTGTTACCATTGTTGAAATCAGATTTATTTAGTATTATGAag GCCTGTTGTGAGGGTTCTTTAGTTGAATCTGAAGTTATATGGGAAGAAAATCTGTTTGCTGTTGGTGTTATTTTAGCATCTCGAGGATATCCAGTATCGTCATCAAAGGGTCAAGTTATAATAGGTGTCAATGATATTTCGTGTGAAACAAATCAATTTGTTTTCCATAGTGGCACAAGTATCTCTTCTGAAGGAGAGTTATTAACCAACG gTGGAAGAGTTTTAATTACTGTAAGTTTAGCACCTTCATTGGCTTTGGCTGCTGCTAAAGCAACACGTGCCGCCCAAATCATATCATTCGAAGGAAAGCAATTTAGAACAGATATAGCACATAAAGGAATAGCAAG GTCTATATTGCACAATGGACAATTGACATATAAAAGTAGTGGTGTGGACATAGAAGCTGGAAATTCATTAGTTTCAGCTATTAAATCAACAACTTACTCGACACAACGTTTAGGTACAATGGGTTCGATTGGTAGTTTTGGTGGTTTATTTGACATAAAAGCTACTGGTTATAAAGATCCAATCTTAATATCTGGAACCGATGGTGTTGGAACTAAATTAAAG ATAGCGTTTGAATGCAAAAAACATAATACAGTGGGCATAGATTTAGTGGCTATGTGTGTAAATGATGTTCTTGCACATGGTGCTGAACCTTTATTCTTTCTGGATTATTTTGCTTGTGGTAAATTAAACGTTGATATAGCTAGCAATGTTATAAATGGAATAAGTGAAGGATGTAGAAAAGCTGGATGTTCATTG GCGGGGAAACAGCAGAGATGCCAGATATGTATTTCAACGAAGAATACGATTTAG
- the LOC117153805 gene encoding succinate dehydrogenase [ubiquinone] iron-sulfur subunit, translated as MFNFNIISHASRFWFCTIVSLRRGMRQNSRFSSHRFLSSAGKAEKQPSETENIINAEIAVMKECKTPPEDRKVPEKPRLQTVRVYRWNPEKPNVKPFMQQFSVDLNKCGTMVLDVLALIKAEHDPTLSYRRSCREGICGSCSMNINGVNTLACITKVKESPKPIVIYPLPHSYVIRDLVTDMEQFLKQYQHIEPFLKRPGEDNFLGLRQILQSPKDRDKLNGLYECILCGCCTYSCPPYWWLGDKFLGPATLLQAYRWIIDSRDMGHKERLSKLRDFYSVYRCHTIFNCTKTCPKALNPGKAIAQIKRLLAGLTKKERPDMETPLPNPCNGEGQYQCREE; from the exons ATGTTCAACTTCAATATTATCAGCCATGCGAGCCGATTTTGGTTTTGTACAATTGTATCTCTTCGACGAGGCATGCGTCAAAATAGTCGTTTTTCAAGCCATAGATTTTTGTCCAGTGCAGGAAAGGCAGAAAAGCAACCATCTGAGACAGAAAACATAATTAACGCCGAAATCGCCGTTATGAAAGAATGCAAAACACCTCCAGAA GATCGGAAGGTACCGGAAAAGCCCAGACTGCAAACTGTTCGAGTATATCGTTGGAATCCTGAAAAACCAAACGTAAAACCTTTCATGCAACAATTCAGTGTGGATTTAAATAAATGCGGCACCATGGTATTAGATGTATTGGCATTAATAAAAGCAGAGCATGACCCCACGTTATCCTATCGAAGATCCTGTCGCGAGGGAATTTGCGGAAGTTGTTCGATGAATATAAATGGTGTTAATACCTTGGCTTGCATCAC AAAAGTGAAGGAATCGCCAAAACCTATAGTCATATATCCTTTACCGCACTCATACGTAATTAGAGACTTAGTAACGGATATGGAACAATTTCTGAAACAATACCAGCATATTGAACCATTTTTAAAACGTCCCGGAGAAGACAATTTTCTTGGTTTACGACAAATCCTACAAAGTCCAAAAGATAGAGATAAACTTAATGGTTTATACGAGTGCATCCTCTGTGGATGTTGTACTTATTCTTGTCCACCGTATTGGTGGCTTGGTGATAAGTTTTTAGGTCCTGCAACTCTTCTGCAG GCTTATAGGTGGATAATAGATTCACGTGACATGGGACATAAAGAAAGACTTAGTAAATTACGTGATTTTTATTCCGTATATCGATGTCATACTATTTTCAATTGTACAAAAACTTGTCCGAAG GCTCTAAATCCCGGAAAAGCAATAGCTCAAATAAAACGATTGTTAGCGGGACTAACAAAAAAGGAACGGCCAGACATGGAAACTCCACTTCCAAATCCATGTAACGGCGAAGGACAGTACCAATGCAGAGAGGAATAG